One window from the genome of Blastocatellia bacterium encodes:
- a CDS encoding GAF domain-containing protein: MPANKEEHPFFRPYCLLTGLGGMFLLFFLTKSWTSQLPLFSGEFWLLALFATFLSTLGFNIGRGSLHVSLTSIFEIMLLLSFGPLATIWISAISFAGGPILRSLDRLYIRKLPLLRPWNDQFFISVFSSGMAAFMWTIGSLTYKFLGCSDCTAINYIFSLDLAILLVVTIANNFTNSIFLGLYQKLSGNSVKEFFSKDFLSSAGFELATTPVGVLLAAVYQVMGWGALFWALLILIAVGVLLRDHSNTLVDLEERLTDLRLINRFGYAANTLLNKEELLKRVYREVTDLFNPTTFTIALFDSENNKIEIALRMEKDVLCEKQVLPLSEGILSHIINTKKTLLWRDRAEWKNLRLSYGISPNHPIPESFLAVPVLNGNDVLGVIAVEKEQPRAFDSNDRRLLFTIAGQLAGAIRNARLYNEMEKNFISMRELNRMKDEFLNNISHELRTPLTVIIGWGELMAYSRLSEKQHNSAIEQINKSSTRLLYLVNSLLDLSKIEKGSFRLELQKINVNDAIKNAVEDNTIDAVAKNIEITCQLALDLPFLFADPLRLQQIVSNLINNAVKFTNNDGLIVVRSEMIEKEVLISVSDNGIGITEEVLPHIFERFSQADASTTRKYGGVGIGLTLVKKLVEMHGGKITVGSEIGKGSTFSLILPLDNDFVRAKPAVKEKTA, translated from the coding sequence ATGCCAGCTAATAAAGAAGAACATCCATTTTTTAGACCTTATTGCCTCTTAACAGGTCTTGGAGGAATGTTTTTACTTTTTTTTCTAACCAAATCCTGGACTAGTCAATTGCCGCTTTTTTCAGGAGAGTTTTGGCTACTTGCTTTGTTTGCCACTTTTTTAAGCACATTAGGCTTTAATATTGGCCGAGGCTCTTTGCATGTTTCTCTTACTTCGATTTTTGAAATAATGTTACTTCTTTCTTTTGGCCCTCTGGCAACTATTTGGATTTCAGCTATAAGCTTTGCTGGTGGGCCAATTCTTAGATCTTTAGATCGTCTCTATATTCGCAAACTTCCATTACTAAGACCTTGGAATGATCAATTTTTTATTTCTGTTTTTAGTAGTGGTATGGCCGCTTTTATGTGGACTATTGGCAGTCTTACTTATAAATTTTTAGGTTGTTCAGATTGTACTGCCATTAACTACATATTTAGCCTAGATTTAGCTATTCTGTTAGTAGTTACTATTGCTAATAATTTTACTAACTCTATTTTTCTAGGGCTTTATCAAAAACTCTCTGGTAATTCTGTAAAAGAATTTTTTTCTAAAGACTTTTTATCTAGTGCAGGTTTTGAACTAGCTACAACTCCTGTTGGTGTGCTACTAGCTGCTGTTTATCAAGTAATGGGCTGGGGTGCGCTGTTTTGGGCATTATTAATTCTTATCGCAGTAGGTGTTTTATTACGTGATCACTCAAACACTTTGGTAGATTTAGAAGAAAGGCTAACAGATTTAAGACTAATTAACCGCTTTGGCTATGCTGCCAATACATTGTTAAATAAAGAAGAACTCTTAAAACGAGTTTATCGAGAAGTTACAGATCTTTTTAATCCAACAACATTTACTATTGCATTATTTGACAGCGAAAATAATAAAATTGAAATAGCTTTAAGAATGGAAAAAGATGTTTTATGTGAAAAACAAGTTTTACCATTAAGTGAAGGTATTCTAAGCCATATAATTAATACTAAGAAAACTCTGCTTTGGCGTGATAGAGCAGAATGGAAAAACCTAAGACTTTCCTATGGTATAAGTCCTAATCATCCAATTCCTGAATCTTTTTTAGCTGTACCTGTATTAAATGGAAATGATGTTTTAGGTGTTATTGCAGTAGAAAAAGAGCAACCAAGAGCTTTTGATAGTAATGATCGTCGGTTGCTTTTTACCATTGCAGGCCAACTTGCTGGAGCAATTCGTAATGCTCGCCTTTATAATGAAATGGAAAAAAACTTTATTTCTATGCGTGAACTTAATCGCATGAAAGATGAGTTCCTTAATAATATTAGTCATGAACTGCGCACACCTCTAACTGTAATTATTGGCTGGGGGGAACTAATGGCTTATAGCCGACTCTCAGAAAAACAACATAATTCTGCTATAGAACAAATTAATAAATCTTCTACTAGGCTACTTTATTTAGTAAATTCCTTACTAGATCTTTCTAAAATAGAAAAAGGCTCTTTTAGACTTGAGTTACAGAAAATCAATGTTAATGATGCTATAAAAAATGCTGTTGAAGATAACACTATTGATGCTGTAGCTAAAAATATTGAAATAACTTGCCAACTAGCTTTAGATTTACCTTTTCTTTTTGCTGATCCTTTAAGATTGCAACAAATTGTTTCTAACCTAATTAATAATGCTGTGAAATTTACTAATAATGATGGTCTTATAGTAGTTCGTAGTGAAATGATAGAAAAAGAAGTTTTGATTAGCGTGTCCGATAATGGGATAGGTATAACGGAAGAAGTATTACCACATATATTTGAGAGATTTAGCCAAGCAGATGCTTCAACGACTCGCAAATATGGAGGAGTTGGTATAGGTTTGACTTTAGTAAAAAAATTGGTGGAAATGCATGGAGGAAAAATTACAGTAGGAAGTGAGATAGGCAAAGGCAGTACCTTTAGTTTAATATTGCCGTTAGATAATGATTTTGTTAGGGCTAAACCTGCTGTAAAAGAAAAGACTGCTTAA
- a CDS encoding tryptophan 2,3-dioxygenase, translating to MPGYFGANIDGIKPLNYDEYLKVPQLINLQECRSTPAHHDEMLFIIIHQTYELWFRLILHECDSAMMAMKNDDLFLAERQLGRVVEINRILVPQIHILETMLPVDFLAFRDHLKPASGFQSAQFREVEFSCGLKDERILGAFADQPEALERLKQRLNSPTLADAFYQLLARRGFDVTVPPPRSENEIWNNWQEKVVKELLKVYLTPSQHYDIYRLAERLVEVDEYTNLWRFHHLRMVERMIGNKFGTGGSEGIGYLQRTLGNKFFPELWQVRTHLEKFNNS from the coding sequence ATGCCAGGATACTTTGGGGCTAATATAGATGGAATAAAACCGCTTAACTATGATGAATACTTAAAAGTGCCTCAGTTAATTAATTTACAAGAATGCCGTTCTACACCTGCTCATCATGATGAAATGTTATTTATAATTATTCATCAAACTTATGAACTTTGGTTTAGGCTAATTTTGCATGAATGTGATTCGGCAATGATGGCAATGAAAAATGATGATTTATTTCTTGCAGAACGACAACTTGGGCGAGTAGTTGAAATTAATCGAATCTTAGTTCCTCAAATACATATTTTAGAAACTATGCTTCCAGTTGATTTTTTGGCTTTTAGAGATCACTTAAAACCCGCAAGTGGTTTTCAGTCAGCACAATTTCGAGAAGTAGAATTTAGTTGTGGATTAAAAGATGAGCGTATTTTAGGGGCATTTGCTGACCAACCCGAAGCATTAGAAAGACTTAAACAACGCTTAAACTCTCCAACTCTAGCAGATGCTTTTTATCAACTGCTTGCTCGCCGAGGTTTTGATGTAACTGTCCCACCTCCAAGGTCTGAAAATGAAATTTGGAATAATTGGCAGGAAAAAGTAGTAAAAGAATTATTAAAGGTCTATCTTACACCTTCGCAACATTATGATATTTATAGGCTTGCAGAACGGTTAGTTGAAGTGGATGAATATACTAATTTATGGCGATTTCATCATTTACGAATGGTGGAAAGAATGATTGGTAATAAATTTGGTACAGGTGGTAGCGAAGGAATTGGTTATCTACAACGCACTTTAGGTAATAAATTTTTTCCAGAACTTTGGCAAGTTCGCACTCATTTAGAAAAATTTAATAATAGCTAA
- a CDS encoding radical SAM protein, producing MRSTDVLRAWKRILGGHYPSLSIEITRECPLRCPGCYAYEPQHLGSLGTLRQLADYKGQALVDGVVALVKQHKPLHLSIVGGEPLVRFKELNTLLPILCDMGIAVQVVTSAVREIPVEWAKLKEVYLVVSIDGLQPEHDVRRKPATYEKILKNIVGHSITVHCTITNQMTKKPNYFKDFLSFWSDRPEVKKIWFSLFTPQVGDTAEEILSPQTREAVLNELASLRVQFPKLNLPNLVLEGYRKPPDSPKDCIFSRTTLNITADLQNKISPCQFGGNPDCKQCGCIASAGLNAVGDYRLLGLLPVRKIYNLSDRVGKVFA from the coding sequence ATGAGATCTACAGATGTATTACGAGCATGGAAGCGCATTCTAGGTGGTCATTACCCTTCTTTATCTATTGAAATTACTCGTGAGTGTCCCTTACGTTGTCCGGGTTGTTATGCCTATGAACCACAACATTTAGGAAGCCTTGGAACACTTCGCCAACTTGCTGACTATAAAGGTCAAGCTCTAGTTGATGGTGTTGTAGCTTTAGTAAAACAACATAAGCCCTTACATTTATCTATTGTAGGAGGCGAGCCTTTAGTAAGATTTAAGGAATTAAATACCTTATTACCTATTTTATGCGATATGGGAATTGCCGTCCAAGTAGTTACTAGTGCAGTGCGTGAAATCCCTGTTGAATGGGCAAAGCTAAAGGAAGTCTACTTAGTGGTATCCATAGATGGTTTACAACCAGAACACGATGTAAGAAGAAAACCTGCAACTTACGAAAAAATACTTAAAAATATCGTAGGGCATTCTATTACTGTACATTGTACAATTACTAATCAAATGACCAAAAAGCCTAATTATTTCAAAGATTTCTTATCCTTCTGGTCAGATCGTCCTGAAGTTAAAAAAATTTGGTTTAGTCTTTTTACTCCTCAAGTTGGAGATACAGCAGAGGAAATTCTTTCTCCTCAAACTCGTGAAGCGGTATTAAATGAACTTGCCAGCTTAAGGGTACAATTTCCTAAGTTAAATCTTCCAAACTTAGTGCTTGAGGGTTATCGTAAACCTCCAGACTCACCTAAAGACTGTATTTTTTCCCGTACAACCTTAAATATTACTGCTGATTTGCAAAATAAAATTAGCCCTTGTCAATTTGGGGGTAATCCAGATTGTAAACAATGTGGATGTATTGCATCTGCTGGGCTTAATGCAGTTGGGGACTATAGATTACTAGGGCTTCTACCTGTAAGAAAAATTTATAATTTATCAGACCGTGTTGGTAAAGTATTTGCCTAA
- a CDS encoding site-specific DNA-methyltransferase — MNQPLTTRKNNTIDCEIPPTNPYLSILQGEFPWCLDDSEETGDSSDLIGCFDLVIAEPGVSSKSHNQQKRLQERCHPNTTWIAHTELFMKENSSLLVFSPLESIGSYVDALLKAGLNYNTTYLWQKKRVEKSTDNIDPFLAILWASKGSPSYVPFASETRLINSSLTTNNGSLSNIESNERYSLLQFLVQSFTKPDMLVLEPFTNSLELMSVCQKLSRYCLAISRKRSLVKQTEQLLIESLQQTA, encoded by the coding sequence ATGAATCAGCCCTTAACAACTAGAAAAAACAATACAATAGATTGTGAAATACCTCCTACCAACCCCTATTTGTCGATCCTTCAGGGAGAGTTTCCCTGGTGTTTGGATGATTCAGAAGAAACAGGTGACAGTAGTGATCTAATAGGTTGTTTTGATTTAGTTATTGCTGAGCCAGGTGTTAGTAGCAAAAGCCATAATCAGCAAAAAAGATTACAAGAGCGTTGTCATCCTAATACAACTTGGATTGCTCATACAGAGCTTTTTATGAAAGAAAATAGCTCACTGCTAGTTTTTAGTCCGCTTGAATCTATAGGCTCTTATGTTGATGCTTTGCTTAAGGCAGGACTAAATTACAATACTACTTATTTATGGCAAAAGAAACGTGTTGAAAAATCTACAGATAACATAGATCCATTTTTGGCTATTTTATGGGCTAGCAAAGGTTCTCCTTCTTATGTTCCTTTTGCTTCAGAAACTAGACTGATTAATTCTTCCCTAACAACTAATAATGGCTCTTTATCAAATATAGAAAGTAATGAAAGGTATAGTCTTTTACAGTTTTTAGTACAATCATTTACTAAACCAGATATGTTAGTGCTAGAACCTTTTACCAATAGTTTAGAGCTAATGTCTGTTTGTCAAAAGCTTTCCCGATATTGTTTAGCAATTTCTAGAAAACGTAGTCTAGTTAAACAAACAGAACAACTTTTAATTGAGTCCTTACAACAAACTGCATAA
- a CDS encoding ATP-binding cassette domain-containing protein, which translates to MIKANKLSVGYGERIVLKKLFFSLPDLRTTSIVGPGGSGKSTLLKVLSGNDGEATLWKKGSFTISSQNLAYLPQKFSSNKKHYAKF; encoded by the coding sequence ATGATCAAAGCTAATAAACTCAGTGTGGGTTACGGCGAAAGAATTGTGTTAAAAAAGCTATTTTTCTCTCTACCTGATTTACGTACTACATCGATTGTTGGGCCTGGTGGTAGTGGAAAAAGTACCTTATTAAAAGTATTAAGTGGTAATGATGGTGAAGCTACTCTTTGGAAAAAAGGTAGTTTCACTATCAGTTCTCAAAATTTAGCTTATTTACCACAAAAATTTTCTAGCAACAAAAAACATTACGCCAAGTTTTGA
- a CDS encoding tyrosine-protein phosphatase: MDFNWVIKDSLAGSDMPGLMNELEEDIVFLKQMNIHLIVTLTESPLNPCLSNFGFKVIHFPILDMGFPMPRACQEICNQVIESINNKLPVLFHCKAGQGRTGLMLACTLVSLGQSAEEALSTVRKVNRAYVQTNSQESFITNYFQFLSKQLITI, encoded by the coding sequence ATGGACTTTAATTGGGTAATAAAAGATTCTTTAGCTGGTTCAGATATGCCAGGCTTAATGAATGAGCTTGAAGAAGATATAGTTTTCTTAAAACAAATGAATATTCATTTAATCGTTACTTTGACAGAATCACCATTAAATCCATGTTTATCAAATTTTGGTTTTAAGGTAATTCATTTTCCTATTCTTGATATGGGATTTCCTATGCCTCGTGCTTGTCAAGAAATATGTAATCAAGTTATAGAATCTATAAACAATAAACTACCTGTATTATTTCATTGCAAAGCTGGTCAAGGCCGCACCGGATTAATGTTAGCTTGTACCTTAGTTTCATTAGGCCAAAGTGCAGAAGAGGCACTTTCAACAGTAAGAAAAGTAAATCGTGCTTATGTTCAAACAAATTCTCAAGAAAGTTTTATTACCAACTACTTTCAGTTTTTGTCAAAACAATTAATAACAATATAA
- a CDS encoding ROK family protein, whose amino-acid sequence MSENQAAITVDLGGTNLRVALVANNQVVKRIMHPTPRGAEEIVGLISKQALEFTDQGVIGIAIAAPGTASPQMDRLSKAPNLPELNNYPMAAEITRQTKLPCIIENDANVYAMGETFFGAAVGLHTVVVYTLGTGVGGGIILSGKLWRGVNGAAAEIGHISIDEDGHLCGCGARGCLETYASATAMARLAKEYGSEANTAKKAFELAHEGDEGAQRAFVRAGSALGIAIAGMLNTLNPQAVVIGGGGSSAYPLLEPEIEKQLKVRAFPAALENFKLPKCTLGNDAALLGGAALLKEALQ is encoded by the coding sequence ATGTCAGAAAACCAAGCAGCTATCACTGTTGATTTAGGCGGAACTAATCTTAGAGTTGCTTTAGTAGCAAACAACCAGGTTGTAAAACGAATAATGCACCCTACCCCACGCGGAGCAGAAGAAATAGTTGGGTTAATTTCCAAACAAGCACTAGAGTTTACAGATCAAGGAGTAATAGGTATTGCAATTGCCGCCCCTGGCACAGCCTCGCCGCAAATGGATCGTTTATCAAAAGCTCCTAATTTACCAGAGCTTAATAATTATCCTATGGCAGCAGAAATTACCAGACAAACCAAACTGCCTTGTATCATTGAAAATGACGCTAATGTTTATGCAATGGGAGAAACTTTTTTTGGTGCTGCTGTAGGCTTACACACAGTTGTTGTTTACACTTTAGGAACTGGTGTAGGTGGTGGAATTATTTTATCAGGCAAACTTTGGCGTGGGGTAAATGGAGCAGCAGCAGAGATTGGACATATTTCTATTGATGAAGACGGCCATCTTTGCGGTTGTGGTGCGCGTGGATGTTTAGAAACTTACGCATCTGCTACAGCAATGGCTAGATTAGCTAAAGAATATGGCTCAGAAGCTAATACAGCCAAAAAAGCTTTTGAATTAGCGCATGAAGGTGACGAAGGCGCACAACGTGCTTTTGTTCGTGCTGGTTCAGCCCTAGGAATTGCAATTGCAGGCATGCTTAATACTCTTAACCCTCAAGCTGTAGTAATTGGTGGAGGCGGTTCATCTGCTTATCCATTACTTGAACCGGAAATTGAAAAACAACTTAAGGTTAGAGCGTTTCCAGCAGCATTAGAAAACTTTAAGCTACCTAAATGTACACTAGGCAATGATGCTGCCTTACTTGGTGGAGCAGCCTTGCTTAAAGAAGCACTACAGTAA
- a CDS encoding alpha/beta hydrolase — MPHIQVNGANIYYEEQGAGKETIVFAHGLLWSGKLYEQQVKVLKERYRCITFDFRGQGQSEATQDGYDMDTLCKDAAELIKKLNAVPCHFVGLSMGGFVGMRLAFRYPELLKTLTLMETSADPEPQENLGRYKLLNFVVGLFGFGLVIGQVMPIMFGKKFLTDPSRVELKAEMKRRILSNRKSITRAVKGIIERKGVYEEIKQIKTPTLIIVGDQDTATVPAKSERIHKQIEGSKLVIIAGAGHTSTLEEPEKVNQVLVEFLDSNKQL; from the coding sequence ATGCCACATATTCAAGTCAATGGAGCTAATATTTACTATGAGGAACAAGGCGCAGGCAAAGAAACAATTGTTTTTGCACATGGATTGCTTTGGAGTGGGAAATTATATGAACAGCAAGTTAAAGTATTAAAAGAGCGTTATCGCTGCATCACATTTGACTTTCGCGGTCAGGGACAAAGCGAGGCTACTCAAGATGGTTACGACATGGACACACTTTGCAAAGACGCAGCAGAGCTAATAAAAAAACTTAATGCTGTGCCTTGTCATTTTGTTGGCCTATCAATGGGCGGTTTTGTTGGTATGCGGCTAGCTTTTCGCTATCCAGAATTACTTAAAACTTTGACTTTGATGGAGACATCAGCCGATCCAGAACCCCAAGAAAACCTTGGACGGTATAAATTGTTAAATTTTGTTGTAGGTCTTTTTGGCTTTGGTTTAGTTATAGGTCAAGTTATGCCTATTATGTTTGGAAAAAAGTTTTTAACCGATCCTAGCCGAGTAGAATTAAAAGCAGAAATGAAACGTCGTATTTTAAGCAATCGTAAAAGCATAACTCGTGCTGTTAAAGGGATAATTGAACGAAAAGGAGTTTATGAAGAAATTAAACAAATTAAAACGCCTACATTAATTATTGTTGGCGATCAGGACACAGCAACTGTGCCAGCCAAGTCAGAACGTATTCACAAACAAATTGAAGGATCAAAACTAGTAATAATTGCTGGTGCTGGGCATACTTCAACCCTTGAAGAGCCTGAAAAAGTAAACCAAGTTTTAGTAGAATTTTTAGACAGCAATAAACAATTGTAG
- a CDS encoding class II fumarate hydratase, translating to MEKDSLGEIRVPAKALYGAQTQRAVENFPISGLRFPREFIRALGLIKLASAEVNLSLGLLAAEQANPIKAASQEVADGLLDEHFPIDIFQTGSGTSTNMNANEVIANRALQIIGVEMGSKQIHPNDHVNMGQSSNDVIPTCIHLAAYLATSESLLPALKHLHQTLTNRMADCDDVVKTGRTHLMDAMPIRLSQQISGWASQVKHSIERVSAALPRLAEMALGGTAVGTGINAHPDYAKAVAQELARLTNLPLCEAENHFEAQAAQDAAVELSGQLKTVAVSLMKIANDLRWMNSGPQAGLGEIVLPALQPGSSIMPGKINPVISEATIMACAHVIGNDTAITLGGQWGNFELNVMLPVIAYNLLQSITVLANVSRVLADKAVAGFTVNREQIADVVEKNPIMVTALNPVIGYDLAAKIAKRAYAENRRVREVAEEMTDLSAEELAKLLDPRELTEGGIKGGGTGG from the coding sequence ATTGAAAAAGATTCTCTAGGAGAAATACGAGTTCCAGCTAAAGCCCTCTATGGAGCGCAAACCCAACGAGCAGTAGAAAATTTTCCTATTAGCGGGCTACGCTTTCCAAGAGAATTTATCCGCGCTTTAGGGTTAATAAAACTAGCTTCAGCCGAAGTTAATTTATCTTTAGGGTTGCTAGCGGCTGAACAAGCTAACCCAATTAAAGCTGCTTCTCAAGAAGTTGCAGACGGCCTTTTAGACGAACATTTCCCAATAGATATTTTTCAAACTGGTTCAGGTACTTCTACCAATATGAACGCCAACGAAGTAATTGCTAACCGAGCATTACAAATTATTGGTGTTGAAATGGGGTCAAAGCAAATTCATCCTAACGACCATGTAAATATGGGTCAGTCATCAAATGACGTTATTCCTACCTGTATTCATTTAGCAGCTTATTTAGCTACAAGTGAAAGCCTGTTGCCAGCACTTAAGCATTTGCACCAGACTTTAACAAATCGCATGGCTGATTGTGATGATGTAGTAAAAACAGGTCGTACCCATTTAATGGACGCTATGCCAATTCGTTTAAGCCAACAAATTAGCGGTTGGGCCAGCCAAGTTAAACATTCTATTGAAAGAGTTAGTGCAGCACTTCCAAGACTTGCAGAAATGGCTTTAGGTGGTACTGCTGTAGGAACAGGCATTAATGCACATCCAGATTATGCTAAAGCCGTAGCTCAAGAATTAGCTCGGCTTACAAATTTACCTTTATGTGAAGCAGAAAATCATTTTGAAGCTCAAGCTGCCCAAGATGCTGCTGTTGAGCTATCAGGACAACTTAAAACAGTAGCAGTTTCCTTAATGAAAATTGCTAATGATCTTCGTTGGATGAACTCAGGCCCACAAGCAGGGCTAGGGGAAATTGTTTTACCTGCTCTTCAACCAGGATCTTCAATTATGCCAGGAAAAATCAATCCTGTAATTTCTGAGGCTACCATTATGGCTTGTGCGCATGTGATTGGTAATGACACAGCTATTACTTTAGGCGGTCAATGGGGTAATTTTGAGTTAAATGTAATGCTACCAGTAATTGCCTATAACCTTTTACAGTCAATTACTGTGCTAGCAAATGTCTCTCGTGTGCTAGCGGATAAGGCTGTAGCAGGCTTTACAGTAAACCGCGAGCAAATTGCTGATGTAGTAGAAAAAAATCCAATTATGGTGACAGCACTTAATCCAGTAATTGGATATGATTTAGCTGCTAAAATTGCTAAACGGGCTTATGCTGAAAATCGCCGAGTCCGTGAAGTTGCCGAAGAAATGACAGATCTTAGTGCTGAAGAACTAGCTAAGCTTCTTGATCCACGAGAATTAACCGAAGGTGGCATTAAGGGCGGTGGCACAGGCGGCTAA
- a CDS encoding proprotein convertase P-domain-containing protein, with protein MAIRINENQNTPIISNNETQSPQQTQQTQTTTHSAINERPDSGRDSRLQGQFSQSRTNIDAQRVLGQINQGLNNPTNTDDYRPIRNASVSNIPMAADVVDRRLSNLVSNRPARNMPATADLVSRSNSPREATKTISLSAQPNSQIRDLQSVSSTIDVADDVNISQVKVNIDIAHTYQGDLVVKLRSPEGKEVTLHNRTGGSADNLVFEANPADFNGLSSKGAWSVVVEDKANQDTGTFKSWNLSITGEPKNVTPPTGGTITKTATPNAAVKDNQTTTSFIDITDEGQIENLKVNLDIAHTYQGDLVVKLKSPSGKEVVLHNKTGGSTDNLQLDLDRTEFANEPVKGRWTLTVEDTARQDEGVLKSWGLALKTKGTTPPPPPPPPQQGREVVVAVFDGGVDYNHTDLDGNMWVNRREVAGDGIDNDNNGVVDDVFGINTSNNTGDPFKGSGTDHGTHVAGIIAAEDNGTGTTGVAAKSNVKIMSVGGMYDGAGTRDLLDNFEAGVNYVVKMKEQGVNVRVINCSFAKIYDDPASQARWNAALDKLAAADIMLVASGGNTGRNVNDLNRFPNNARQPNILTVAALDTTGGKLASFSSFGDRVVELAAPGEKILSTVPGNKYEEFDGTSMAAPHVAAAASILFSKYPTMTAVQAREIILSTVELDPDLEGKVSTKGKLDIAAAVAKADAMFGA; from the coding sequence ATGGCTATTCGTATCAACGAGAACCAAAACACCCCAATAATTAGCAATAATGAAACTCAAAGCCCCCAACAAACACAACAAACACAAACTACAACACATTCAGCCATTAATGAACGTCCTGATTCTGGGCGAGATAGCAGACTACAAGGACAATTTAGTCAATCTCGTACAAACATAGATGCTCAGCGTGTACTTGGACAAATTAACCAAGGCTTAAATAACCCCACAAATACAGATGATTATCGTCCTATTCGTAATGCTTCTGTTAGTAATATTCCAATGGCTGCCGATGTTGTAGATCGTCGTTTAAGCAATTTAGTTTCTAATCGTCCAGCACGAAATATGCCTGCAACAGCAGATTTAGTTAGCCGTAGCAATAGCCCCCGTGAAGCAACAAAAACAATTTCTCTTTCTGCTCAACCAAATTCCCAAATCAGAGATTTACAATCTGTAAGCTCAACAATTGATGTTGCAGATGATGTAAATATTAGCCAAGTAAAAGTAAATATTGATATTGCACACACTTATCAAGGTGATTTAGTTGTTAAATTACGTTCTCCAGAAGGTAAAGAAGTCACCTTACATAATCGCACAGGTGGCTCAGCAGATAATTTAGTATTTGAAGCTAACCCAGCAGACTTTAACGGTTTAAGCAGCAAAGGCGCGTGGTCAGTAGTAGTTGAAGACAAAGCTAACCAAGATACAGGAACATTTAAGTCATGGAATCTTTCAATTACTGGCGAGCCAAAAAATGTCACACCACCAACAGGTGGCACAATAACTAAAACTGCTACACCAAATGCAGCTGTCAAAGATAATCAAACAACCACTTCATTTATTGACATTACAGATGAAGGACAGATTGAAAATCTAAAAGTAAACCTAGACATTGCACATACTTATCAAGGTGACTTAGTTGTAAAGCTAAAATCACCATCAGGTAAAGAAGTAGTGCTACATAATAAAACAGGTGGAAGCACAGATAATTTACAATTAGATTTGGATCGCACAGAATTTGCTAATGAACCTGTAAAGGGGCGTTGGACATTGACTGTAGAAGATACAGCCCGACAAGATGAAGGAGTATTAAAATCTTGGGGCTTGGCACTAAAAACTAAAGGCACAACTCCACCACCTCCACCACCTCCACCACAACAAGGACGCGAAGTTGTAGTTGCTGTTTTTGATGGTGGTGTAGATTATAACCACACAGATTTAGACGGCAATATGTGGGTTAATCGTCGTGAAGTTGCTGGAGATGGAATTGATAATGATAACAATGGTGTTGTAGACGATGTGTTTGGTATAAATACTAGCAATAACACAGGAGATCCATTTAAGGGTTCAGGTACAGATCATGGAACTCACGTAGCAGGTATTATTGCTGCTGAGGATAATGGAACAGGTACAACAGGAGTTGCAGCTAAATCTAATGTAAAAATTATGAGCGTTGGCGGTATGTATGATGGTGCTGGCACACGCGACTTATTAGATAATTTTGAAGCTGGTGTTAATTATGTAGTTAAAATGAAAGAACAAGGTGTTAATGTTCGAGTAATTAATTGTAGCTTTGCTAAGATTTATGACGATCCAGCTTCACAAGCTCGTTGGAATGCCGCACTTGATAAACTAGCTGCTGCTGACATTATGTTAGTTGCTTCTGGTGGTAACACAGGCAGAAACGTTAATGACTTAAACCGTTTTCCAAATAATGCTAGACAGCCAAATATTCTTACCGTAGCAGCACTTGATACAACTGGTGGCAAACTAGCAAGCTTTTCCTCTTTTGGGGACAGAGTTGTAGAGCTTGCAGCACCAGGTGAAAAAATTCTTTCTACCGTTCCTGGAAATAAATATGAAGAATTTGATGGTACTTCAATGGCAGCACCCCACGTTGCTGCTGCTGCATCAATTTTATTCTCTAAATATCCAACTATGACCGCAGTGCAAGCACGAGAAATTATTTTATCTACTGTTGAACTTGACCCAGACCTAGAAGGCAAAGTCAGCACTAAAGGTAAATTAGATATTGCTGCTGCTGTTGCTAAAGCTGATGCAATGTTTGGTGCTTAA